The Canis lupus familiaris isolate Mischka breed German Shepherd chromosome 14, alternate assembly UU_Cfam_GSD_1.0, whole genome shotgun sequence genome window below encodes:
- the LOC610020 gene encoding LOW QUALITY PROTEIN: developmental pluripotency-associated protein 4-like (The sequence of the model RefSeq protein was modified relative to this genomic sequence to represent the inferred CDS: substituted 1 base at 1 genomic stop codon), with amino-acid sequence MEKAKGKKSSTKWGEDYLAGQSQPVSEDAKEKQQVYGEPKLPGTSASGTKRKRSMKEGKASCSEKTAQESTRVRIRKKIPVPPLPSKLPPANLFHRDILRAWCQELKLSTKGQKLDAYKRICEYAYPDQKKNIPVTAEEAKILTQTQRRLMMDKGEMSLESPGTKIPSDGTYPPEVAAPPPPPEESDALLEGVNTVVVTTSAPDSVFASWSRIAARAGKMETVASPQEAHGAKWCVVHGRSMPAGTEGWVHLQFHAGXAWVPEKPGRVCALFLLPACNFPPPQLEDNMLCPKCVRRNKVLMKSLQ; translated from the coding sequence ATGgagaaagcaaaaggcaaaaagagCTCCACGAAGTGGGGGGAAGACTATCTGGCTGGCCAATCCCAACCTGTATCGGAAGACGCCAAAGAGAAACAGCAGGTGTATGGTGAACCAAAGTTACCAGGAACCTCAGCAAGTGGGACCAAACGGAAGAGATCTATGAAAGAAGGCAAAGCTTCCTGTTCAGAAAAGACAGCACAAGAGAGTACAAGAGTAAGAATTCGGAAGAAAATCCCAGTTCCTCCATTACCTTCGAAACTGCCACCAGCCAACTTGTTTCACCGAGACATCCTGCGGGCCTGGTGCCAAGAACTCAAGCTGAGCACCAAAGGCCAGAAATTAGATGCATATAAGCGAATCTGCGAATATGCTTACCCAGATCAAAAGAAGAACATTCCTGTCACCGCAGAGGAGGCCAAGATTCTCACCCAGACACAAAGAAGGTTGATGATGGACAAGGGGGAAATGTCTCTAGAAAGTCCTGGAACAAAGATACCTTCTGATGGAACCTACCCTCCTGAAgtggctgccccccccccaccccccgaggaGTCTGATGCTCTCCTGGAGGGGGTCAATACTGTTGTTGTGACCACTTCGGCCCCAGATTCCGTGTTTGCCTCCTGGTCCAGAATTGCAGCCAGGGCTGGGAAGATGGAGACAGTGGCATCCCCACAGGAGGCCCATGGTGCCAAGTGGTGTGTGGTCCATGGGAGAAGTATGCCTGCAGGCACAGAAGGTTGGGTTCACCTGCAATTTCATGCAGGATAAGCTTGGGTGCCTGAAAAGCCGGGGAGAGTATGCGCCCTCTTCTTGCTCCCCGCTTGTAACTTTCCACCCCCACAGCTGGAGGATAATATGCTGTGCCCCAAATGTGTTCGCAGGAATAAGGTGTTAATGAAAAGCCTCCAATGA